From the genome of Sinanaerobacter sp. ZZT-01:
ATCCATAAGCTCCTGCACCTTTTGCATGAAACAATCGTTCCGGTAATTTCTGTCGATTTAATAGAGCGGCTTGATCAATAAAGTCCAATTCACTAATTGTTTCATTCATAGTAACCCCCCATTTATACATATATCTTTTTTTATAAGCTTCTTATGAAAATTATGAGCCAACCAAAAGTTTGGTGACTCACTTTACAAGGTTGCTTATGATAACAGAAATCGAACACATGGATGTTCGAAGACTATATTATAATATATGTGAAAATGAGGAATCTGTTCCACTGAATCTTCTATGCCGATATTTAAATTCCTGTATGTCCAAAACCTCCTGAACCCCTACGAGTTTCAGACAAGTTTTTAGTTTCTTCCCATTCAATTCTTTCATATTTTGCAATCACGAGCTGAGCAATGCGGTCGCCGTCGCGAATCTCAAATTCTTTATCACCCATATTAATCAGTAAAACTTTAATCTCACCTCGGTAGTCACTGTCAATCGTACCCACTCCATTAGCCATACTAATCCCATGTCTAATTGACAGTCCGCTTCTCGCACGTACCTGTGCTTCAAATCCCTGTGGAAGTTCAATAAAAATTCCAGTCGGAATCAGTTTACGCTCCATCGGTTTCAGTCGTATCGTTTCATCTATAGAGGCTCGTAAATCCAAACCTGCTGAACCTTCTGTTTCATACTGCGGTAATCGTCCGCTTGCACTTTTAATTTTTATATTCATGAAGCTCTCCTTCGTTAAAATAGGACAATATCTAGGATTTTTGTAAAATTCCTTTTAAATCTACTTCCTTTCTGCCTACCAAAACTGCTGAATACTGTTTCACATCTGAAATGATATTTGCAGTATCAAATATTTGCTCCATCGTTACTCCGCTGATATTTCTCAAGACCTCTTCTGGCGTATGAACCTTTCCTAACAACAATGTATTTTTCCCGATGGTAAACATACGTCCATTTACATTCTCAAGTCCAAAAATATAATTGCTCTTCAACTGCTCTTTTGCAGTTAAAAATTCTTCTTGCGTAATGCCGTTATTTTTTAAAGAATGTAATTCTTCCATAATACCATAAATCGCATCTTTTACTTTATTATGGCTGACTCCCGCATAAATCGTAAAACTTCCTAAGTTTACATATGCTGCAGCCGCAGAATAAACAGAATATGCCAGTCCTTTTTCTTCACGAATATTTTGAAACAATCTAGAGCTCATACTTCCGCCCATAATGTTATTTAAGACAGCCATTGCGTAATAAAGCTTATGCTCCAGTTCAATTCCCTTTAACCCAAGGCAGATATGTGACTGCTCGATTTCTTTCGTTTTTACAAGATAAGTCGGCTTATATTCAGCAATTTTTAATGCTTTTCTTTCTTTTTTTTCATTTAAAGAATGGAGCTTTCCTTCTAGAAACTCGCAAACTTTATCTTCATTAAAATTTCCCGCCAAAGAGATTACAATATTATCACGCGTATATTCTTTACCCATATAATCCATAATGTCATCTCTTTGAATGCCCATCAGTGATTTTTCTGTACCGATAATTGGACTTTGCAAATCCGTTCCATGAAAAACTGCTTCGCTGATTAAATCCTGAGCATATTCGTCTGGGGAATCTTCGATCATCTTCATTTCTTCACAAATGACCATTCTTTCTTTTGCCATTTCATCAGGGTCGAATTTTGAATTTAACAGCATATCAAGTAATATCTCACAACCCTTTTCCAAATTAGAATCTAAAGTTTTGAGATAATAACAAGTTGCCTCTTTTCCCGTAAATGCATTAATATGACCCCCTATTTTATCTACATCGGAAGCAATTTCCTTTGCAGAGCGCAGCTCAGTCCCTTTAAACAGCATATGCTCAATAAAATGGGAGATTCCGGAATTTATTTCATTTTCATCTGCCGAACCTGCCTTTACCCAAATTCCTATTGACGCCGATTGCACATAGGGTATTTTTTCCATAGCAACCCGAATGCCGCAATCTAAAATTCTATTTATTAACATAAATACACCACTTTCTTTTCATTTGTTTACAAAAACATATATATTATTATATCTAATTTTCAATTATCTTGCAATGTCTTCTAATAAATTCCCATTTCTCTCAGTGGAACGATCGTTATATTTTTCTGCTGTATTTCATCTATCATTTCCGGTAAGGCTTTCGCTGTTTCCGGCTTTGGATGCATTAAAACAATAGCGCCAGATAAATCTTTTTTCAAAATACGTTCTTTTATAATATCCTTTGTAGAGCCCGGCTTCCAATCTATGGTATCTGATGACCAAAGAGACAGCTTATAATTCATCTCTCGGCACAGTTCAAGCGTTTCACTATCATAATCTCCTGAGGGTGGCGCATATACAGAAGGTTTCTCACCTATATAAAGAGCAATTGCGTCCTCCGTTTTCTCCATTTCTTCTTTTTCCTGCTCTTTTGATATTTTCGTACTAAGTTTATGCGAATACCCGTGACTTTGTATCTCATGTCCCTCTACGTACATCCGTCGAAGCAAGCTCGGATTTTTTTCCGCCCATCTTCCACATATAAAAAATGTAATTTTTATATCCTTTTCTTTTAACGTATCCAACATACCCGGTAAAACTTCTTCTCCCCAATCTACATTACAGGTAAAAGATAACTTTTGGCTTTCCAGTGGTCCGCTTCGCATTACAATATCTTCTTCTCCTTTTACAGCGGCTGCCTGTATCCCTCTTCCGCAAGTGCTTTCAACCGGTCCAAATAAAACAATAAAAAAAGCAGCTATTTGATAAATTCCAAATAGAATAGCGATCGTACCGACAATGAGAAACGTATATTTTTTCCACTTCAACATAAAACAACACCTCAAAGTAATGTATGTTTGAAGTGCTGTTTCTTATTCCTTTTTTATAGATTTTATTCTTTTGTAAATTTAGGAAGGTTTATTGATTCAGCATTTTACAAAGCACTGTCGCTGCTTCTGCTCTGGTTGCAAGTCCCTGCGGGTCAAAATTTCCTTCTGGTCTTCCGCTCATAACAGAACCTGATGTAATCTCCTGCACAGCTTCCAATGCCCACGGGCTAATGAGAGCGGAATCTGTAAACGCAGTATTTCCTTCTGAAGAAAGCTTAATATCTGCTAATGTTGCATAATTTTTCAGCATAATGGCCATTTGCTCTCTCGTTATGTTTGAATTTGGTGCAAAAGTGATTTCATCCATCCCTTTTACAATACCTTTGGATACTCCCCAATTTACATAGTTGTAATACCATTCTGTGCTTGGAACATCCGCAAACCCACTCGGTTGAACATTTTGTACGTCTTCCTTAGAAGCGGCCGCAAGCATAGTTAAGAATTGTGCACGTGTCAACTGAGAATCTGGTTGGAACATCGTTTGACTCATGCCTTTTACAATTGACTTTCCTGCAAGATTTTCAATATAGTCTTTTGCCCAATGCTCTTGAATGTCTTCAAATGTAATTTTCGTCCCTCCAACTTGAACTGGAATGGATTTTGTTTTATCTCCATAGCCAACATAAATATAACCGCCAATCGCAGCTTGTTCTGTCGCAGTAAACAATCCGTTTTCATCAATCGTTCCAATGTTTTTATCGCAGGACCATTTAAATAAAGAGTCCTTGGATTTGACAGGAGCATATCCAAATTTTGCAACAACATTGATATCCTTTGTTCCTTTTGGGTCTATCGTTAAGCTGCTTACCGAAGGGGTGAAAATAATATCATCCACTACCTGTACCTCGGCTGTAGCAGAAAGATCACCGGATTTTACAGTCACTTCTTCTGTTCCTGCCTCCATTCCGGCAGTGTAATAACCCGTATCATTTACCGTTCCTTTTCCTTTTGTGACTTCATAAGATAAGGCTCCTGGAAGGCTTGCTGATTCATAGTGGGAATCAGAAGCATACGTTTTAAATTGTACATCAGCACCAGGCATAGCTAACGTCATTGCAGAATAAATATGAAGATTTTCGGCAATTCCATTACCAGATCCTTCATAAACCAAAAATAATCCATTGCTAAGTTTTCGAAGACTGCCCTCAGACGGAGAGTTAATCACGGATGCCTTATCTGAAATTCCTGGGTACCTAACAGCAAAGGAAGTTGACCCGCCTCCATCCATATTTAAAACGGTTGTACATCCTTGTGCAATCAAATGCTTTGCCAAATCAACCAGTCCAAGACCAGCAGAAACAGAAGACTGCCTCCCATCTACACCATAGATTATCATAGAGCCATCTTCTTTAATGCCAACAGCAGTCCTTGGGTTAACAGAATTGCTGGTCGCTGTTACCTTTCCGTTCTCTGCAATCACATGATATACACCAATGACTTCGTTTTTATTCGTTAAAGACTCATCATTATCCGTAACGGAAATTTCAACTGTGTTTCCAGGTGTCAAGGAAGAAAGGATCGGTGCACTTGCAGAATCTGATACTGTTGACAGTACCATCTGATTATCTGTCATCGCAGTATTTCTGGTATTTTGCGTGACTGACACAACCGTTGCCGTTATGGTTCCACCAATCATCGGCTCCGTGTTATCTAAGTTTCCTGCGTCCAGTAAAACTTCTACACAATTTCCAGAAGTCTTTGTTGTAGAAGCATACTGACGATTAAACAAATGTAATCCCTTTGCCCCTCCATGCGGAACATTAAAATAATTGATCTGCATTGGGATTTCGCCGTTTCCATTATTCGCTTTTGCAGTATACGTTAAATTGACGGCAGCCAAAGAAGCTGCACCCGATGCATCAAAAGCCAGAACACGATCTGGAGCATATCCAGAGCTTTTTATTTTATTGTTATGTACGGTTAACCCTTTCGGTGTACCCGATGCAGTATCGTATAA
Proteins encoded in this window:
- a CDS encoding polysaccharide deacetylase family protein; amino-acid sequence: MLKWKKYTFLIVGTIAILFGIYQIAAFFIVLFGPVESTCGRGIQAAAVKGEEDIVMRSGPLESQKLSFTCNVDWGEEVLPGMLDTLKEKDIKITFFICGRWAEKNPSLLRRMYVEGHEIQSHGYSHKLSTKISKEQEKEEMEKTEDAIALYIGEKPSVYAPPSGDYDSETLELCREMNYKLSLWSSDTIDWKPGSTKDIIKERILKKDLSGAIVLMHPKPETAKALPEMIDEIQQKNITIVPLREMGIY
- the dut gene encoding dUTP diphosphatase, whose product is MNIKIKSASGRLPQYETEGSAGLDLRASIDETIRLKPMERKLIPTGIFIELPQGFEAQVRARSGLSIRHGISMANGVGTIDSDYRGEIKVLLINMGDKEFEIRDGDRIAQLVIAKYERIEWEETKNLSETRRGSGGFGHTGI
- a CDS encoding S-layer homology domain-containing protein; the encoded protein is MQKKKLAAILALSLTLSTVLSGYAFQEGIGNIYYESNREIANQTYIKEQIAGHIQNGIEHAYMVNSDELDGLIQPYVFSGEVAGKYTLSSMIDWIEQGGYRVIAGINGDLYDTASGTPKGLTVHNNKIKSSGYAPDRVLAFDASGAASLAAVNLTYTAKANNGNGEIPMQINYFNVPHGGAKGLHLFNRQYASTTKTSGNCVEVLLDAGNLDNTEPMIGGTITATVVSVTQNTRNTAMTDNQMVLSTVSDSASAPILSSLTPGNTVEISVTDNDESLTNKNEVIGVYHVIAENGKVTATSNSVNPRTAVGIKEDGSMIIYGVDGRQSSVSAGLGLVDLAKHLIAQGCTTVLNMDGGGSTSFAVRYPGISDKASVINSPSEGSLRKLSNGLFLVYEGSGNGIAENLHIYSAMTLAMPGADVQFKTYASDSHYESASLPGALSYEVTKGKGTVNDTGYYTAGMEAGTEEVTVKSGDLSATAEVQVVDDIIFTPSVSSLTIDPKGTKDINVVAKFGYAPVKSKDSLFKWSCDKNIGTIDENGLFTATEQAAIGGYIYVGYGDKTKSIPVQVGGTKITFEDIQEHWAKDYIENLAGKSIVKGMSQTMFQPDSQLTRAQFLTMLAAASKEDVQNVQPSGFADVPSTEWYYNYVNWGVSKGIVKGMDEITFAPNSNITREQMAIMLKNYATLADIKLSSEGNTAFTDSALISPWALEAVQEITSGSVMSGRPEGNFDPQGLATRAEAATVLCKMLNQ
- a CDS encoding pitrilysin family protein — its product is MLINRILDCGIRVAMEKIPYVQSASIGIWVKAGSADENEINSGISHFIEHMLFKGTELRSAKEIASDVDKIGGHINAFTGKEATCYYLKTLDSNLEKGCEILLDMLLNSKFDPDEMAKERMVICEEMKMIEDSPDEYAQDLISEAVFHGTDLQSPIIGTEKSLMGIQRDDIMDYMGKEYTRDNIVISLAGNFNEDKVCEFLEGKLHSLNEKKERKALKIAEYKPTYLVKTKEIEQSHICLGLKGIELEHKLYYAMAVLNNIMGGSMSSRLFQNIREEKGLAYSVYSAAAAYVNLGSFTIYAGVSHNKVKDAIYGIMEELHSLKNNGITQEEFLTAKEQLKSNYIFGLENVNGRMFTIGKNTLLLGKVHTPEEVLRNISGVTMEQIFDTANIISDVKQYSAVLVGRKEVDLKGILQKS